A stretch of DNA from Spirosoma endbachense:
CTCGAGCACGAATTCCTGGGCTATCTCATTGAAGCATTTGTAGTGCAATTAAACGGGCGGAATGAGCTAACATTACTGAATCAAACGCTTTCTACGCAAAATGTCGGCGAATTTTCTCAGGAATTAGATCAACGTGATTTTGAGCTTGTCCGGCTTATTGAAAGCATTCAGCAAGACACGATTGTCAAGAAATTCAATACCCGCAAGCTACCCGCAGTTGATTTCTTCCTGAAAATATACGATCCGCACAAAGGCGATAAGCTCGTTCAGGAAGCTATTTGTGGCTATCTGGAAAATATCAAGGCCCAGATTATGGCACTCCTGCCCGGAAAACCATTTTACATCATGGGCACTGATGGGAATCCGGCCTGGGCTACGATCGAGTGGATGCCGGAACCAGCCAGAGTCCATTTCCACTTCGTCCGCAATACGGACTCGACTCACTATTTCCCCATTATCCGCTATCCGATTGGTGAACATGGTGAGACCGAACGCGTAGAATTTCAATTTAAGGGTGCCCTGATGATCTGCGACGAACCGGCCTATATGATGGTCGATAATCGGGTGTATCATTTCAGCAAAAATGTGGACGGCAAAAAGCTACGTCCATTCTTTACCAAGAACCATATTATTATTCCCAAAAATATAGAACAGCAGTACTACGAACGCTTTGTTACCCAGCTCATAGCCGCCTATGACGTATACGCAAAGGGGTTCGAAATACGGGCAGAAGTCATTGAGCCGGTACCCGTACTGACTGTTTCAGAAATGATTACGTCGAGTCGTACCGTATCTGCGGGACTGCTCAACGATGGAACAGATGCCGAGGATGAATCAGGCCAGCGAATCGCTTTCGACCTCTCGTTTCAGTACGGTGATTTTACGTTTCGGTTCGATAGCTTTGGGCCCTCGGCCAATGTTAGCTTAGAAAAGAAAGGCGAAGAATACGTTTTCCATAAGATTCGGCGGGACCAGCGTCTGGAACGCCAAAAACTGACTTTCCTGCGCGAAACAGGCCTCGATTTACGCCATGGTCGTCTGGCCATTCCGAAGTCCGAAGCGTTTGCGTGGCTATCGGCTAATAATCAACCATTGCACGAAGCTGGCTTTTTGCTTCGGCAACATGCCCAGGATTCGAAGCGGTATTTTCTGGGCTATTCGAGCATTAGCGTGTCGATCGAAGAAGGTCGTGACTGGTTCGATATTTATGCCAATGTTCGTTTTGGCGAATTTGAGATTCCATTCCTGAAGCTTCGGACGCTTATTCTCAATAAAAAACACGAGTTTACACTACCCAATGGCGAAATAGCGGTCATTCCGGAAGTATGGTTTATAAAATATTCGGAGCTGTTCGGCTTTATGGAACAACCCGACAGCGTAGACCCGCGTGACCTGGATCGGCTGGTTCTGCAAAAGCATCACCTCGCCCTGGTTCAGGAACTGGAGCGCGATAACCTCGCGACCACGATCATGAGCCGAAAACTCGAACGGCTGCGCGACTTCGAGGAAATCGAATCATTTGCTCTCCCCAAAGGATTTCATGGGACACTGAGACCTTACCAGCAGGCCGGTTACGATTGGATGAACTTCCTGCGTCAGTATCGGTTTGGCGGCTGTCTTGCCGATGATATGGGGCTGGGAAAAACCGTTATGACCCTGGCCATGCTTCAGGGCCAGAAGGAAGCCGGAGTTACCAACCCTACCCTTTTGGTGATGCCTACCTCCCTGCTCTATAACTGGGAGCTGGAAGCGCAAAAATTTACACCCGATTTGCGGGTTATGGTCTATACCGGCACCTACCGGGAGAAGAACACCGCTCAGTTCGATGGCTACGACCTGATTCTGACCTCCTATGGTATTGTTCGGATTGATATTGACTTACTTAGTGATTACCGCTTCAACTATGTGATTCTGGATGAATCGCAGGCGATCAAAAACCCATCGTCGCATATCACCAAAGCAGTCATGCAGCTCAATACGGCCCATCGGCTGATTCTGACCGGTACTCCGCTCGAAAACAGTACGATGGATATCTGGACCCAGATGTCGTTTATCAATCCTGGGTTGCTGGGTAGTCAATCGTTTTTCCGCAATGAGTTTCAGATACCCATTGAGAAGCGCCACGATGAAGCCAAAACCAGTCGGCTTTATAGTTTAATTAAACCGTTTATGCTCCGGCGCAACAAATCGCAGGTAGCCACCGATTTGCCCGAAAAAGTAGAGAGCGTCCTCTATTCGGAAATGACGCCCGACCAGGAGAAGCAGTATGAAGAAGCGAAGTCATACTACCGAAATCTGATTCTGGAGCGTATCGAGGAAGACGGTATGGCCAAGTCGCAAATGGTCGTATTACAGGGTCTGACCAAACTCCGCCAGATTGCAAACCACCCCCGGATGGTCGATGATGAGTATGAAGGCGATTCGGGTAAGCTTTCGGATGTGCTCATACGGCTGGAGAGCGCCATGATCGAGCACCACAAAGTATTGGTGTTCAGTCAGTTTATTAAACACCTGAATGTGGTTCGACAATATCTGAAAGAGAAAAATATACAGTACGCTTATCTGGATGGCTCTACGCAGGATCGCCAGAGCCAGGTCGCGTTATTTCAGACCGACGATTCGGTAAAGCTTTTCCTGATTTCACTGAAAGCGGGCGGTTTAGGGCATAACCTGACAGCGGCCGATTACGTCTTTATTCTGGACCCCTGGTGGAATCCTGCCATCGAGGCTCAGGCGGTTGACCGTGCGCACCGCATTGGTCAGCAGAAGACCGTATTTACGTATAAGTTTATTGCCAAGAACACCGTAGAAGAGAAAATCTTATCGTTGCAACGGGCCAAGCAGCAATTAGCAGGTAGCCTGATTGCTACTGAAGAGAATTTCATGAAATCGCTGACCAAAGAAGATATTATGGTGCTGCTGGAATAGCAACGAAAGTCCATCTGCGAGTTTTTTGGGAAGATATTGTCTGGAATTAGTTACTATACCGACAATCGATCATTCACCTTCACAAACTCAACGATGAACGTTAAAAGCATTTTCGGCATGATACTAACCTTAATTGGCCTGGGTGGTCTGATATACGGTGGTATCGATTTTACCAAAGGCGGTGTTGCTCAGGCATCCTTTGTTTATCTCATTCTGGGAGGTATCTTTTTCTTTGCCGGCATCAGCCTGATTCGCGGCACAAAAGCATAAAACGGGGTGATGGCAGGAAAAGGTTTCCTGCCATCACCCCGTTCTTCACCTAAGGTATACGCCTGTTCTGCTGGCATCACTCAATATCACGTCTACATGTTCCGTTAGGGTCGTACTGAGCTCATACCCTTTATAATCCGCAGCAACCGGATAGCGTGGGTAGTTCCGATCGATCAGCACGGCTACCTGAAGTTTTCGTACCGGCACGCCCAGAAAGGGTTGCAGACTAAAGGCCAGCGTACGGCCGGTATACAGAACGTCGTCGACAACAACGATAACTTTATCGGTATAGTCACTGGCTGGATGGTCGAGTTGTACAGTCGGTTGGGCAAGTTTCGTCTTATCCAGATCGATCTGAATCAATTCGACCGTAAAGGGCGCAATGACCTGCAATTCATGGGCCAAAGCTTGTGCCAACACATAACCTTCGCCAGCAATACCGGCCATTAAGAGCGCCGTTTCCTCAAAATTGTTTTCATAAATCTGAAAGGCAATCCGACGAATTTTCTGGCGGATTTGCTCGGCATTCAGAATAAGCGTCGGCTGAGCGGTTTTCATAAGGACTGCAAATGCAATTAACGGCGCAAAGATGAGAAAATACCCGTAAGACAACGAAGTAAGTTCAATCAGAAATCAAATTTATCGGAATCAACTCAACTTATTTGGCATAATTTTCGCCAAGGAAGTTCATAAGCTTCTCCTTTTTACCTGCTATGAACTTCCTTACAACCATTGCTTTACTGCTCATTCTAAATACGCTGCCTGAAAAAACAGCAACTGACGCCGAGGTTATTCAAACGGTGCAGACCTCGTTGCGGAAAGGAAACGCCGGACAATTATCCACTCGCTTCGACCGAACCATCGAACTGGTAATCGACGCCGAAAAAGTCGAGTTCCCGTCCGTGCAGGCTACCCATGCCGCCTTGATTCTTCGGTCATTTTTTCGAAAATACCCTCCTCACGGTTTCCAGTTTGTGTACCGGGGCGCGTCGGACCGACTACGTTATAGTACAGGCACGTATTCGACAGAAGGCCGTACGTTTGCCGTTTATGTGCTCATGCATCAGAATGCCGACCACCAATATGTCATCAATGCGCTGCACTTTAGAAAGGAATGATGATTTCAGGCATGCCGAATCACCTAGGCTGTATTGCAGGAAATCCTGCATTATACATCCAAAAGGATATATCATACATGCTAAATCACTGTATCTTTGTGCTTCATTTTGACGCTTGGCCGTTGCCAGTACTATGATTGTTAAGACCAAAAAATACGCATTAGACCAGAAAACGTACATCAATATCGCATTGCGGCAGTGGGTAAGAGATAACTGGAAATGGGCGTTTGTGCCGTTGGGGCTTATTCTGTTAAACGTCGTTCTGAGTCTGACAGGAGTTTACCCTAATTACTGGATTTATATCGTTATTGTGTTGCTCACCATTCTGTATGTGCTCTTCTGGGCTGTTCAGATTACGGGTATCGCTCAAATGGAGCAGAGTAAAGCTCTTTTCCAGAAGTATATTTATGAAATTGACAGCCGTCAGATTCTGATGCGCATCAATGTAAAAGAAGGCGGTATTCTGAAATGGGATCAGATCAGTAGTGTAGCGAAAGATAAGGATGCTTACATTCTGTTTCTCAACAACGCAGAAGCACTTAAAAACGTAAAAGCCAGCTGGATTGCCCGGACCGTCACAAAAGGGTTGTCCAAAGCGCAGTTTATTTATCTGCCCTATTCGATTTTTAACAGCGACCACGACCTGAAATTTACCGATACCGTTATGCGTCGGAAAGGTTTACTGCCCGACACTGCTGTAGCGGAGCCGGTAAAATAAGCTTAGTTAGTACGTTACTACACACAGAGGCACAAAGAACACAGAGTGATCCGTCGATACGGTTTTCTTTTGTGTGCTTTGTGCTTCCGTGTTTAACTTACTTTTTCTTTACACTCATGACAGACAGCCGCTCGTTACTCTGGCTTTTGCTAGTGCTGATTACGGTTCCGGCCCTCAGCCAGACGAAGAAATCGATCACGCTCGAAGACATCTGGGGTCGTAATGCCGGAACCTTCAGCCAGCGAACGATCGAAGGTGTCAACTGGATGAAAACTGGTGGCTTCTACACGACGCTCGATGGTGGCCGAATTGTAAAGTTCAGTATCGTTACAGGTTCAGCCGTTGAAACATTATTCGACGAACGGCAGGCCATCATTTCGGGCTCAACGAAGCCTGTTGGTATCGAGGGTTATCAGCTCTCGGGCGATGAGCGTAAGTTGCTCATTACAAGCCAGGAAGAACCTATTTATCGCCGATCGAGCAAGGCATTATTTTATGTGTATGATCTGGCAACCAAACAATTAACACCATTGAGTAAAGGTGGCAAGCAGCAATTTGCTACGTTCTCGCCCGATGGTAAACGTGTTGCTTTCGTTCGGGAGAATAACCTGTTCGTTGTTGATTTGACGACCGGAAAAGAAACCAAATTAACCAGCGATGGTAAACGTAACGCCATCATCAATGGCGCTGCCGACTGGGTTTATGAAGAAGAGTTCAGCATGGCACGCGCTTTTGAGTGGTCGCCCGATAGCAAACGTGTGGCCTGGATTCGGTTTGACGAGAGTCGCGTTCCGGAATATGACATGCAGCTTTGGGGCGGTTTGTATCCCGTCGAATATAGGTTTAAGTACCCTAAAGCCGGTGAAGCTAACTCGATCGTATCGGTCTGGATGGCCGACGTGGTAAGTGGAAAGAAAATAAAGGCTCAAACGGGTATTGAAACGGACATTTATCTGCCCCGGATTCAATGGACGAAAAATGCAAATCTGCTTTCGGTTCGCCGGATGAATCGCCTGCAAAATAAGCTTGACCTGCTGCATGTTAACGCAACGACCGGTCAGGCAACGAACGTTCTGACAGAAACGCCCGGCACCACAACGATTACCGGGCCAACTTATGTAGACCTGGAGTTTACGGATGACCTGACCTACCTGAAAGACGGCAAATCATTCATCTGGAGTAGTGAACGAAACGGCTACAAGCATTTGTACCTGTACGATATGACCGGTAAACTACTTCGACCAATTACAAGCGGATCGTTCGAAGTAGCTACGGTATCCGGCGTAAACGAGACAACTGGCACGATTTTTTACACCTCCACCGAAACAGCTCCGGGCCGGGCCGACGGGTCGGTAAGTTCTCCGCTGGAACGGCACTTGTATAGCATCGGCCTGGATGGCCAGAATAAACAACGACTCACGACAACAGCGGGCACCTACACCGCTAACTTCAGTCCTGACTTTGCCTATTACCTGCTTTACCATACATCCGCGAATGCACCTTTGGCGGTTAGCCTTCGTGATACCAAAACCGTCAATACACTGCGCGTTCTGGAGTCGAACGATGCGCTGAAATCGCGACTGGCGACGTATTTGATTTCGCCCAAGCAATTTTTTCAGACCAAAGCCGCCGATGGCACACCATTGAATGGCTGGATGATTCGGCCAACGAATTTCGATAGTACTGGCTCAGCCAAAAAATATCCGGTTCTGATGTTCGTCTATGGTGGTCCTGGTTCACAAACGGTTAAGAACGATTGGGATGCACGTGATTTTTTCTGGTATCAGACCCTAGCGCAAAAGGGTTATATTATCGTGTCGGTTGATGGGCGCGGAACTGGGGCACGGGGAGCGGCTTTCCGGACTGCCACCTACGGCCAACTCGGTAAGTTGGAAACCGAGGATCAGATTGCAACGGCCCGTTATCTTAAAACCCTGCCGTATGTCGATCCAAACCGAGTCGGTATCTGGGGATGGAGTTACGGTGGCTATATGACTGCCCTCTGCATGACGCTTGGCGCCGACGTGTTTAAGGCAGGTATCTCGGTGTCTCCCGTTACGAACTGGCGGTTCTATGACACAATCTACACCGAGCGTTACCTAAAACGCCCGCAGGACAACGCAGCCGGTTACGACGACAACTCGCCCGTAACTCATGCACCCAAGCTACGCGGTCCCTATCTGCTCGTCCACGGAACGGGCGACGATAATGTGCATTTTCAGAATTCTGTTGAATTTGAAAATGCCTTAATTGCAGCCGGAAAGCAGTTTCAGTCGTTCTATTATCCGAACCGGAATCACGGTATTTATGGGGGCAATACACGATTACATCTGTATCAGATGATGACAGATTTCGTGGAGAAGAATTTATAGTAATGAGCAGGGTGATGGGCTTGCACCATGCGTCTTGTCCACCACTCCCTTTTTGTTAACTTTGATAAAAAGCCTAACGTATGTATATGCAGGCCATCACGCTGACCATACCACCGAATTTGAATGTCTTTTCGGACGACGAACTGTATGCGTTTTGTTTGGCGAATCCCGAACTGCATATAGAACGCGACGAAACGGGCCACATCATTATCATGCCCCCCACCGGATTAGAAAGTAGTTTTACAAGTGGCGAACTTTTTGGCGAAGTTCGCAATTGGAACCGTCAAACCAGAGCGGGCCGTACATCTGAATCGAATGGTGGCTACACGTTACCAGATCGATCGATGCGAGCGCCCGACGTAGGTTGGGTCAGTAAAGAACGACTGATGAGCATATTGCCAGAAGAACTGAAAAAGTTCGCTCATGTCTGCCCGGATTTTGTTATTGAGGTCCGTTCCGAGTCCGATAACCTGACTGAATTGCAGGCAAAGATGGACAAATGGCTCCAGAATGGGGTTCGGCTAGGCTGGCTGGTTGATCCGCAATCAAAAATGACAACCATTTATCGCCCGGATCAGGAATCCGAAGAGAAACCATTTACGGAAACGCTTTCCGGAGAGAATGTTTTAATAGGATTTACCCTGAATGTTCAGGAGGTTTTAACTTATTGAGGGAGTCGTGTAACAAAAAGGAGAAAGGCGTTGGCGATATTAGGTCTATTCCTCTTTTTCCCTTTCTTTGATAGGAGAAGTGAACTAGCCTATTGGTCACTATAGCCTATGAAAAAATCTACCTTATTCCTCTTTCTTCTCGCGATTTCTTCGTTTTCATTTGCTCAGCCTGAAGCAGATACCGTTGCCCGGATCGAGAAAATTTTCAGTCGCTATTTACCTCAGAATCCTGGGTGTCAACTCTCAATCTCCCGAAATGGGCGGGTTATTTTTTCGAAAGCCTGGGGTATGGCTGATCTGGAACATCAGATTCCTCTCACTACTGAATCAATTATTGAATCGGGGTCCGTATCAAAGCAGTTTACGGCAGCAGCAATACTGCTACTGGAGCAGCAGGGCAAAGTATCGTTAGATGACAACATTAGGAAGTATTTTCCTGAAATGCCTGACTATGGCACTCCGATTACGCTTCGGCGCATGATGCACCACAGCAGTGGCCTGCGCGACTGGGGTAGTGTAGCGGGTATTGCAGGCTGGCCCCGTACGACCAAAACCTATAGCAATGCCGATGCACTGGATATTATTATCCACCAAAAAGCCCTTAACCATAAACCTGGTGACGAGTTTTCATACTGCAATTCCAATTATAACCTGTTCGCCATTTTAGTGGAACGGGTAAGTGGCCTAAGTTTAGCCGATTTCACCAGAAAGTACCTATTTGAACCCGCCGGTATGACCCACACACAGTGGCGCGACAATTTTAAACGGATTGTCGCAAACCGGGCTATAGCCTACGATAAAACACCCGATGGGTATGAAACCGACATGCCCAACGAATATGTATACGGCAATGGCGGCTTATTGACCACAACGGGCGATTTACTGAAATGGAATGAGTATTACTGGAATGGCCATTTTGGTAGTCCTTCTTTATTGCCCAAGCAACTAACCATTGAAGTTTTTAATAACGGGACAACTTATCCCTATGCTGCTGGCCTGTATGTCACGAAAAATAAAGGTCAGGATTACGTTTACCACACTGGTTCGACAGCTAGTTACAGGGCTATTTTAATCCGCTATCCGCAGTCGAATCTGTCCATTGCGTGGTTAAGCAATACCGCCCAGTTTGATGGGGCACCCTATAATGTGGTCAAAGAGGTAGAGAATCTTTTTATCAGCGATCAGTCGTCCAAAAGCGAGGCCTCCAAACCGGACAGCCCAGCTTCAACAGCGCGAAAAACAACGAATCCCATCCCCATTGAATCACTACCGAGTTTTGCTGGTGAGTATTATTCAGAAGAAGCGCAAACAACGTTCTCGATTTTTGAAAAAGACGGTAAACTAACTCTCCGTCAGGCACCCGGTGTTGATCTGGTGCTGACGCCTACAGATCTGGACACCTTTAAAGCCCCCGCAACTTCCCGAGGCCTGGCTGGGGCGATCCTGACCTTTCAACGCGATAAGAAAAATGTGAATGGTTTTACCGTAACGGTTTCGAGAGCCCGGAATGTGTCGTTTCTAAAAAAACGGTGAGTTCAGTCAAGTATCAAACAGTCTGCAAGCTCGACGGATTATAACCAAACTGTTGTTTAAAGGCAGCCGAAAAGTGAGAGAGATTTTCAAAACCAACCTCCAGATACACGTTCGAGGGCTTTTGCTTTCGTTTAGCGATGAGAAAGTGAGCTTCCTCTAACCGCTTTTGCTGAAGCCATTTTTGCGGTGGACTGCCAAATGTTTTCTGAAAATCCCGCTTGAACGTAGCCAGACTACGGCCCGTGAGCCGGGCAAACTGGCTGATCGGTACGTTATAAACATAATTCTGGATCATAAACGCTTCCAGATCGATCTTGTAAGGCTCGCTGAAGTCAAAGAGGAAATCCTTCAGGTTATAGTCGAACCGTAAAAGCAACTCAATTGCTTCTCTGGTTTTAAGCTCCGACAGTGTGCTGGTAAGCCCCTCGGGATGATCAAAGTACGGCAACAGCGAATCAAAATAGCCTTTGAGGAACGGATCGAGCGATAACTGGAGCATGGAAGCACCGGTATAATGCCCTGCGGCCTCGATGTGATTTTCGGCACTATACTGACGTAATGTATCCTGGTCCAGAAAGATATTGATGGACTTGAACTGGCCACCAGGAGGTGGAACTTTAAGCGATTTGACCAGCTGGTTCCGCCGGACGAGCCCAATCGTACCCGCCCCGTAAACCTGCGTACCGCTAGCAGTCAGAAAATGGCTTTCACCCGATAAAATGCAGCCCAAAGCATGTTCAGGGACGAACTGCTCATTTCCCCGTTTCTGCTCATCGACACAGGAATACAGGATGTTGAGCTGGGCTTGTGTTTTCATCATTAGTTAGCTCCGTTCATTAGTTAACCTGGCTCATGATCACTTTGTCCATCAGACTATCCGACAACAGCTTTTTCATAAAAATCGCTGGTCGGGCCATATAGCCTGCAATATACCGTGCTTTGGGCTTGCGGGCTTCAATAGCCTTCCGGATCAATTCGGCGATGATAATTGGCTCTGGATTTTTCCCTTCCGTTGCTTTGAATGCATCGGCAAATTTATTGGCCATCGTCTTATAAGCTGTATGCCCGGAAACCTTCATCAGACTGGCAAATGCAATTTCGCCCCATTCCGACTTCACCCCACCGGGTTCAATGACAATCACATCGATACCAAACGGCTTAACTTCGTTGCGAAGGCTATCGCTTAGCCCTTCAAGTGCAAACTTACTGGCATGATACCAGCCACCCAATGGCGTAGCCA
This window harbors:
- a CDS encoding Uma2 family endonuclease, whose translation is MYMQAITLTIPPNLNVFSDDELYAFCLANPELHIERDETGHIIIMPPTGLESSFTSGELFGEVRNWNRQTRAGRTSESNGGYTLPDRSMRAPDVGWVSKERLMSILPEELKKFAHVCPDFVIEVRSESDNLTELQAKMDKWLQNGVRLGWLVDPQSKMTTIYRPDQESEEKPFTETLSGENVLIGFTLNVQEVLTY
- a CDS encoding serine hydrolase domain-containing protein, with amino-acid sequence MKKSTLFLFLLAISSFSFAQPEADTVARIEKIFSRYLPQNPGCQLSISRNGRVIFSKAWGMADLEHQIPLTTESIIESGSVSKQFTAAAILLLEQQGKVSLDDNIRKYFPEMPDYGTPITLRRMMHHSSGLRDWGSVAGIAGWPRTTKTYSNADALDIIIHQKALNHKPGDEFSYCNSNYNLFAILVERVSGLSLADFTRKYLFEPAGMTHTQWRDNFKRIVANRAIAYDKTPDGYETDMPNEYVYGNGGLLTTTGDLLKWNEYYWNGHFGSPSLLPKQLTIEVFNNGTTYPYAAGLYVTKNKGQDYVYHTGSTASYRAILIRYPQSNLSIAWLSNTAQFDGAPYNVVKEVENLFISDQSSKSEASKPDSPASTARKTTNPIPIESLPSFAGEYYSEEAQTTFSIFEKDGKLTLRQAPGVDLVLTPTDLDTFKAPATSRGLAGAILTFQRDKKNVNGFTVTVSRARNVSFLKKR
- a CDS encoding YcxB family protein, translating into MIVKTKKYALDQKTYINIALRQWVRDNWKWAFVPLGLILLNVVLSLTGVYPNYWIYIVIVLLTILYVLFWAVQITGIAQMEQSKALFQKYIYEIDSRQILMRINVKEGGILKWDQISSVAKDKDAYILFLNNAEALKNVKASWIARTVTKGLSKAQFIYLPYSIFNSDHDLKFTDTVMRRKGLLPDTAVAEPVK
- a CDS encoding DUF4783 domain-containing protein — its product is MNFLTTIALLLILNTLPEKTATDAEVIQTVQTSLRKGNAGQLSTRFDRTIELVIDAEKVEFPSVQATHAALILRSFFRKYPPHGFQFVYRGASDRLRYSTGTYSTEGRTFAVYVLMHQNADHQYVINALHFRKE
- a CDS encoding phosphoribosyltransferase family protein, which codes for MKTAQPTLILNAEQIRQKIRRIAFQIYENNFEETALLMAGIAGEGYVLAQALAHELQVIAPFTVELIQIDLDKTKLAQPTVQLDHPASDYTDKVIVVVDDVLYTGRTLAFSLQPFLGVPVRKLQVAVLIDRNYPRYPVAADYKGYELSTTLTEHVDVILSDASRTGVYLR
- a CDS encoding helix-turn-helix domain-containing protein, which gives rise to MMKTQAQLNILYSCVDEQKRGNEQFVPEHALGCILSGESHFLTASGTQVYGAGTIGLVRRNQLVKSLKVPPPGGQFKSINIFLDQDTLRQYSAENHIEAAGHYTGASMLQLSLDPFLKGYFDSLLPYFDHPEGLTSTLSELKTREAIELLLRFDYNLKDFLFDFSEPYKIDLEAFMIQNYVYNVPISQFARLTGRSLATFKRDFQKTFGSPPQKWLQQKRLEEAHFLIAKRKQKPSNVYLEVGFENLSHFSAAFKQQFGYNPSSLQTV
- a CDS encoding S9 family peptidase, producing MTDSRSLLWLLLVLITVPALSQTKKSITLEDIWGRNAGTFSQRTIEGVNWMKTGGFYTTLDGGRIVKFSIVTGSAVETLFDERQAIISGSTKPVGIEGYQLSGDERKLLITSQEEPIYRRSSKALFYVYDLATKQLTPLSKGGKQQFATFSPDGKRVAFVRENNLFVVDLTTGKETKLTSDGKRNAIINGAADWVYEEEFSMARAFEWSPDSKRVAWIRFDESRVPEYDMQLWGGLYPVEYRFKYPKAGEANSIVSVWMADVVSGKKIKAQTGIETDIYLPRIQWTKNANLLSVRRMNRLQNKLDLLHVNATTGQATNVLTETPGTTTITGPTYVDLEFTDDLTYLKDGKSFIWSSERNGYKHLYLYDMTGKLLRPITSGSFEVATVSGVNETTGTIFYTSTETAPGRADGSVSSPLERHLYSIGLDGQNKQRLTTTAGTYTANFSPDFAYYLLYHTSANAPLAVSLRDTKTVNTLRVLESNDALKSRLATYLISPKQFFQTKAADGTPLNGWMIRPTNFDSTGSAKKYPVLMFVYGGPGSQTVKNDWDARDFFWYQTLAQKGYIIVSVDGRGTGARGAAFRTATYGQLGKLETEDQIATARYLKTLPYVDPNRVGIWGWSYGGYMTALCMTLGADVFKAGISVSPVTNWRFYDTIYTERYLKRPQDNAAGYDDNSPVTHAPKLRGPYLLVHGTGDDNVHFQNSVEFENALIAAGKQFQSFYYPNRNHGIYGGNTRLHLYQMMTDFVEKNL
- a CDS encoding DEAD/DEAH box helicase is translated as MKVSPSEPFQIVYSLLEHEFLGYLIEAFVVQLNGRNELTLLNQTLSTQNVGEFSQELDQRDFELVRLIESIQQDTIVKKFNTRKLPAVDFFLKIYDPHKGDKLVQEAICGYLENIKAQIMALLPGKPFYIMGTDGNPAWATIEWMPEPARVHFHFVRNTDSTHYFPIIRYPIGEHGETERVEFQFKGALMICDEPAYMMVDNRVYHFSKNVDGKKLRPFFTKNHIIIPKNIEQQYYERFVTQLIAAYDVYAKGFEIRAEVIEPVPVLTVSEMITSSRTVSAGLLNDGTDAEDESGQRIAFDLSFQYGDFTFRFDSFGPSANVSLEKKGEEYVFHKIRRDQRLERQKLTFLRETGLDLRHGRLAIPKSEAFAWLSANNQPLHEAGFLLRQHAQDSKRYFLGYSSISVSIEEGRDWFDIYANVRFGEFEIPFLKLRTLILNKKHEFTLPNGEIAVIPEVWFIKYSELFGFMEQPDSVDPRDLDRLVLQKHHLALVQELERDNLATTIMSRKLERLRDFEEIESFALPKGFHGTLRPYQQAGYDWMNFLRQYRFGGCLADDMGLGKTVMTLAMLQGQKEAGVTNPTLLVMPTSLLYNWELEAQKFTPDLRVMVYTGTYREKNTAQFDGYDLILTSYGIVRIDIDLLSDYRFNYVILDESQAIKNPSSHITKAVMQLNTAHRLILTGTPLENSTMDIWTQMSFINPGLLGSQSFFRNEFQIPIEKRHDEAKTSRLYSLIKPFMLRRNKSQVATDLPEKVESVLYSEMTPDQEKQYEEAKSYYRNLILERIEEDGMAKSQMVVLQGLTKLRQIANHPRMVDDEYEGDSGKLSDVLIRLESAMIEHHKVLVFSQFIKHLNVVRQYLKEKNIQYAYLDGSTQDRQSQVALFQTDDSVKLFLISLKAGGLGHNLTAADYVFILDPWWNPAIEAQAVDRAHRIGQQKTVFTYKFIAKNTVEEKILSLQRAKQQLAGSLIATEENFMKSLTKEDIMVLLE